One window of Hujiaoplasma nucleasis genomic DNA carries:
- a CDS encoding extracellular solute-binding protein, translating to MKKILLMISLSLIALFLIACDGTGITTDNLTLPNITTGTQLPTTEDISDEPATEIPTTSEHPTQEPTTYESSTGEPTSVHTEEDTVVPTNEPTNDSTLSGQLDVVTGLNINQSTKVLSWIGVQGAIGYDIYVDGEFFIHVSTTSYDFSSMTADSILFSIVAKAPSGLSDSAMSSTIAYMGDKASQIQAMILVLNSSPMDFHDSEAFATELVSKGMTADDMDEMMTQIMSLEQISFDDFNDFFAFIDGIIESMDRYMIEAFLSALIKVELPVLLQEQLDYYMELHGQEYYYDEYYDKSLVYDYSEDIHMIESLLLFLESHSDQSVQTIMVFIDYLMAVEASINQDMITDLEDIIMTGPFEELSIMLIVSLKNELVNDLIINLPTLEEMVLVNTTMMAFIDVLSEGEIDLSMISVVDQAQQELMILELVFNFLLEIDQDYIRAFAQAAMGANILDAKEFIKQNFYAFDRFMNNNQILLDSLDASMSSDLLEEIFIEMIFIPLMIEEYYSYTYDREYDPEVEEEIALLVREYIDFSDILLFGDSLKDSMELIFDTLIENDLAIVDDFIELMMLEQGGSNVVAHNDDFDDINFYINVLLEAGNYDLVVRGYDDIDHGEIVIYVYAGGYLLNEDPVYLNQGQELVIPLTLTSKMNVEFYTSGEVDTVGTIISTDSQVRTRAQIQASLINGIIDLVNPVIQNVTIEEYQALIDIIFANVYLQMEIVSLTGNDFTDYMRTAQFVEMAIRNTMENQINIIQNTINVLDDTTFIDDLMSMYDTYFEDELGYYGLAIIYANLVDDVYSANQVDIDVLIEEFITTISDPEMMLLLMLNEDDILNIENVINSYINDLTTQAKLIKDYDYQLITETQMLDVEEFILTLEELGIYIEIPSQVKGYEPGVVLSEIEIFVPYEVQDFYQMIAYDYIEAYNNDPQNQYLYPHDIYVYGVDNYELIDKEYYSEGGPDIFAIPQPLLGGMVAEMDLISPIQSQELIDYMLNFLDDDLVEDTLYDGEFYGVPYSMESLFLFYDKRLLSEEDVLSWEGIWAKSQTLGVNASAITSPDNYNNSFLILASYLDSGQMPVTLFQDGINTNTDFVNDASISVMKWGQRIFSDTYGIQNFSPSEAINKMQNQELLSFIGGPWHMNDVYATMGENLGIAVLPTFILTEEDVYGSVQVGTQMKSGAFTDGKVFVKNQYSYESEYLDDLLAYFVSYEVQEFAVAYDNIAPTYKYANEEFYSLSHDDIWVQMLRTQVDMLKQGIPQPFKSKETNISLYYNSGTDDILFFLLSLDHIVNTDELIVENMQDMEDIWTSHETSNDLDGFYITGNFAGWSDSFSNPDYQMIPTASDNPLFVGMNPKIQTASEIYIIDVMIPSEDAGWSEFYNIGGTSYEFNGNLTVKFAYVQDYDGIMVPNYWAPSPESGVVYNLTPETLYIPDYVDDYGNPGGDWNSNPVVFEPGRYIMVVAVIDGELWFGAVEKEVSQPVEGAIVIGNTVPTTGTFAMVGLPFNQGLLAVIDYYNTHLTGDELPIVFSHYDDQFDPELALNYLDNLRTIDDVFAVVGLLGTPTVNYTYQFFLENNIPLIFPLSPSDQIYNEYSMNNPIIPVQPITYTEGRFMALRALTTSIYGLNQDQAFPSDGKIVIMFSEDENTGLPTMFGIADQLDQLGFNWDNVYFLPVNSENVETQLSTIESFNPDVILTGLDYQTFIDAMMAMDDLGISIPVFASSANTNSYFMGLNYSPQRPIYNNAWINIDITSNEYLEYVQMINSATIFDEATKQSLLGNPYSIYGYIAGLTLIEGLYRVQDNNLDITVENYIAMMESMPINIPMAGDLDLSNGSRIGANSMSLIQYKVGDNPNTVEIETDAIYWVLIEDYVDIYDLQAELIE from the coding sequence ATGAAAAAGATTTTATTAATGATTTCTTTATCACTTATAGCTTTATTCTTAATAGCTTGTGATGGAACTGGAATTACGACAGACAATTTAACATTACCTAATATCACAACAGGAACTCAGCTGCCGACAACTGAGGATATCTCCGATGAGCCAGCAACTGAAATTCCAACAACAAGTGAGCATCCAACTCAAGAACCAACAACTTATGAAAGTTCTACTGGAGAACCAACCTCAGTTCACACAGAAGAGGATACAGTGGTTCCTACAAATGAGCCTACCAATGATTCAACATTAAGTGGGCAATTAGATGTTGTGACTGGCTTAAACATCAACCAATCAACTAAAGTCCTATCTTGGATAGGTGTCCAAGGGGCTATTGGCTATGATATTTATGTTGATGGTGAGTTTTTTATTCATGTATCAACAACATCTTATGATTTTTCATCTATGACTGCAGATTCGATCTTATTTTCAATTGTTGCTAAAGCACCTAGTGGCTTAAGCGATTCTGCTATGTCTTCAACCATTGCTTATATGGGTGATAAGGCATCACAAATACAAGCAATGATTCTTGTCTTGAATTCAAGTCCGATGGATTTCCATGATTCGGAAGCTTTTGCTACTGAACTTGTAAGTAAGGGTATGACAGCGGATGATATGGATGAAATGATGACTCAAATAATGTCTTTGGAACAAATATCATTTGATGATTTTAATGATTTCTTTGCTTTTATCGATGGCATTATTGAATCCATGGATAGATATATGATAGAAGCATTTTTATCAGCCCTTATTAAAGTAGAATTACCAGTCTTATTGCAAGAACAATTAGACTATTATATGGAGTTACATGGTCAAGAATATTATTACGATGAATATTATGATAAAAGTCTCGTTTATGATTATTCTGAAGACATTCATATGATAGAATCATTATTGCTTTTCTTGGAAAGTCATTCTGATCAATCAGTTCAAACGATAATGGTTTTTATTGATTATTTGATGGCTGTTGAAGCATCAATCAATCAAGATATGATTACTGATTTAGAAGATATCATCATGACTGGACCTTTTGAAGAATTATCAATCATGTTAATTGTATCTTTAAAGAATGAGTTAGTTAATGATTTGATTATTAATTTACCAACATTAGAAGAAATGGTCTTAGTTAACACGACAATGATGGCCTTCATTGATGTTTTGAGTGAAGGTGAAATTGATTTATCAATGATTTCTGTTGTTGATCAAGCCCAACAAGAACTAATGATTTTAGAGTTAGTGTTTAACTTCCTTTTAGAAATAGACCAAGACTATATTAGAGCTTTTGCTCAAGCAGCTATGGGCGCGAATATATTAGATGCAAAAGAATTTATTAAGCAAAACTTTTATGCATTTGATAGGTTTATGAATAATAACCAAATCTTATTAGATAGTTTAGATGCATCAATGTCTAGTGACTTGCTAGAAGAAATTTTTATTGAAATGATCTTTATACCTCTTATGATTGAAGAATATTATTCTTATACTTATGACAGGGAATACGACCCAGAAGTTGAAGAAGAAATAGCTTTATTGGTGAGAGAATACATTGATTTTTCAGATATATTATTATTTGGTGATTCATTAAAAGATTCAATGGAATTGATATTTGATACACTAATAGAAAATGATTTAGCCATAGTGGATGATTTCATTGAGCTCATGATGTTAGAACAAGGTGGGTCTAATGTTGTGGCCCATAATGATGATTTTGATGATATTAATTTCTACATCAATGTACTATTAGAAGCTGGTAATTATGACTTAGTGGTTAGGGGATATGATGATATTGACCATGGTGAGATCGTTATTTATGTTTATGCAGGTGGATATTTACTGAATGAAGATCCTGTATACTTAAATCAAGGACAAGAACTTGTGATTCCATTAACATTAACTTCTAAAATGAATGTTGAATTTTATACATCAGGTGAGGTTGATACAGTCGGAACGATTATCAGTACTGATTCACAAGTTAGAACACGCGCACAAATACAAGCTTCTTTAATCAATGGAATCATTGACCTAGTGAATCCTGTCATTCAAAATGTAACTATAGAAGAATATCAAGCCTTAATTGATATTATTTTTGCTAATGTTTACTTACAAATGGAAATTGTGTCTTTAACAGGTAATGATTTTACTGATTATATGAGGACTGCTCAATTTGTTGAAATGGCGATTAGAAATACCATGGAAAATCAAATCAATATCATACAAAATACGATTAATGTATTAGATGACACTACTTTTATTGATGATTTAATGTCAATGTATGATACTTATTTTGAAGACGAATTGGGCTATTATGGCTTAGCTATTATTTATGCGAATTTAGTAGATGATGTATATAGTGCTAATCAAGTTGATATAGATGTGCTTATAGAGGAATTTATTACAACGATTTCAGATCCTGAAATGATGTTATTATTAATGTTAAATGAAGATGATATTTTGAATATTGAAAACGTAATTAATTCATACATTAATGATTTAACAACCCAAGCAAAGCTTATTAAGGATTATGATTATCAACTTATAACGGAAACACAAATGTTAGACGTTGAAGAATTTATTCTAACATTAGAAGAATTGGGTATTTATATTGAGATTCCTAGTCAAGTAAAGGGTTATGAACCTGGTGTAGTACTTTCTGAGATTGAAATCTTTGTGCCGTATGAGGTTCAAGATTTTTATCAAATGATAGCATATGATTATATTGAGGCCTACAACAATGATCCGCAAAACCAATACTTATATCCGCATGATATTTATGTCTATGGTGTTGATAATTATGAACTTATAGATAAGGAATATTATAGTGAAGGTGGTCCTGATATTTTCGCTATTCCACAACCTTTGTTGGGAGGAATGGTTGCTGAAATGGATTTAATTAGTCCAATTCAATCTCAAGAGTTAATTGACTACATGCTTAATTTCCTTGATGATGATTTGGTTGAAGATACTCTTTATGATGGGGAATTTTATGGTGTACCTTATTCAATGGAATCATTATTCTTGTTTTATGATAAGAGATTATTATCAGAAGAAGATGTTTTAAGTTGGGAAGGTATTTGGGCAAAATCACAAACATTAGGTGTCAATGCTTCTGCCATAACTTCTCCTGATAATTATAATAACTCATTCTTAATATTAGCTTCATATTTAGATAGTGGTCAAATGCCAGTGACCTTATTCCAAGATGGTATCAATACCAATACTGATTTTGTTAATGATGCATCCATTTCAGTAATGAAATGGGGTCAAAGAATCTTCTCTGATACTTATGGAATACAAAATTTTAGTCCTTCTGAAGCTATAAATAAAATGCAAAATCAAGAACTTTTGTCTTTTATAGGTGGACCTTGGCATATGAATGATGTATATGCAACGATGGGCGAAAATCTTGGTATTGCTGTTTTACCGACATTCATATTAACTGAAGAAGATGTTTATGGTTCAGTTCAAGTAGGTACTCAAATGAAGTCTGGTGCCTTTACTGATGGAAAAGTCTTTGTTAAAAATCAATACTCATATGAATCTGAGTACTTAGATGATTTATTAGCTTATTTTGTTTCTTATGAAGTTCAAGAGTTTGCGGTTGCTTATGATAATATAGCGCCTACATATAAGTATGCAAATGAAGAATTTTATTCATTAAGTCATGATGATATTTGGGTTCAAATGCTTAGAACCCAAGTGGACATGTTAAAACAAGGCATTCCTCAACCATTTAAGAGCAAAGAAACAAATATTTCTTTATATTATAATAGTGGTACTGATGATATTTTGTTCTTCTTATTATCTTTAGACCATATCGTAAATACAGATGAACTTATCGTTGAAAACATGCAAGATATGGAAGATATATGGACCAGTCATGAAACATCAAATGATCTAGATGGTTTCTATATTACCGGTAATTTTGCAGGGTGGTCTGATAGTTTTTCAAATCCTGATTATCAAATGATACCTACGGCGTCTGATAATCCTCTCTTTGTTGGAATGAATCCAAAAATTCAAACTGCTAGTGAAATTTATATCATTGATGTAATGATTCCTAGTGAAGATGCTGGTTGGTCAGAGTTTTATAACATCGGAGGTACATCTTATGAGTTTAATGGTAATTTAACTGTCAAATTTGCTTATGTGCAAGATTATGACGGTATCATGGTTCCTAATTATTGGGCTCCATCACCAGAAAGTGGAGTGGTCTATAATTTAACTCCAGAAACCTTATATATACCTGATTATGTTGATGACTATGGTAATCCTGGTGGAGACTGGAATTCAAACCCTGTTGTTTTTGAACCGGGAAGATATATTATGGTTGTGGCAGTCATTGATGGTGAATTATGGTTTGGGGCTGTTGAAAAAGAAGTTAGTCAACCAGTAGAAGGGGCTATTGTTATAGGAAATACAGTTCCAACCACAGGTACTTTTGCTATGGTTGGTTTACCATTCAATCAAGGACTTTTAGCAGTTATTGACTACTATAATACACATCTTACTGGTGATGAATTACCTATCGTATTTTCACATTATGATGATCAGTTCGACCCTGAATTGGCTTTAAATTATTTAGACAATTTACGAACAATTGATGATGTTTTTGCAGTTGTAGGTCTTTTAGGAACTCCAACAGTCAATTATACTTATCAATTCTTTTTAGAAAACAATATACCTTTGATTTTCCCATTGAGTCCTAGTGATCAAATATACAATGAATATTCTATGAATAACCCAATTATTCCTGTTCAACCAATCACTTATACTGAAGGAAGGTTTATGGCTTTAAGGGCTTTAACAACATCCATTTATGGACTTAATCAAGACCAAGCTTTTCCTAGCGATGGTAAAATAGTAATTATGTTTTCAGAAGACGAAAACACTGGTTTACCTACCATGTTTGGTATCGCTGACCAATTAGATCAATTGGGCTTTAATTGGGATAATGTATATTTCTTACCAGTCAATAGTGAGAATGTAGAAACTCAATTATCTACAATTGAGTCATTTAATCCTGATGTGATTTTAACTGGTCTAGACTATCAAACATTTATTGATGCGATGATGGCTATGGATGATCTAGGAATTTCTATTCCAGTATTTGCTTCTTCAGCCAATACGAATTCTTACTTTATGGGCCTTAATTATTCTCCACAAAGACCTATCTATAACAATGCATGGATAAATATAGATATAACATCAAATGAATATTTAGAATATGTTCAAATGATTAATAGTGCCACTATTTTTGATGAAGCCACAAAACAATCTTTATTAGGAAATCCATATAGTATTTATGGTTATATAGCAGGATTAACACTTATTGAAGGTTTGTATCGAGTTCAAGATAATAATTTGGATATAACAGTCGAGAATTATATAGCTATGATGGAATCAATGCCTATAAATATCCCTATGGCTGGTGACTTAGATTTATCTAATGGTAGTCGAATTGGTGCTAATTCAATGTCATTGATACAATATAAGGTTGGTGATAATCCAAATACTGTTGAAATAGAAACAGATGCTATTTATTGGGTTTTAATTGAAGATTATGTAGATATTTATGATTTACAAGCTGAATTAATTGAATAA
- a CDS encoding DNA adenine methylase, protein MKENKAFLNQQVMTYLGNKRKLLFAIEKEIIKIKNELNQEKLSMVDLFSGTGIVSRMFKQHAHSLIVNDLELYSKITNQCYLSNYSEFQEEEYLKYYKQIKDKEKNHRTKGLISKEYAPKEDLAIKIGERVFYTSKNAETIDTLRKAIDDVPKNYQKYFLGPLIYAASVHNNTGGIFKGFYKDSQTGIGKFGGNGQHALKRITGDIKLLKPVFSHFETRVDIYQKDSNQLVKELDLVDLIYIDPPYNQHPYGSNYFMLNLIIKNKIEADVSKVSGIPNDWNRSNYNKKHKVLETFTDLIQHAKAKYLLISYNSEGYISFDEMEKVLRKYGELSINKIRYNTYRASRNLRQRDKYVHEYLFVLKKDNSIKIK, encoded by the coding sequence ATGAAAGAAAACAAGGCCTTTTTAAACCAACAAGTTATGACCTATCTTGGAAATAAAAGAAAACTACTATTTGCCATTGAAAAAGAAATAATCAAGATAAAAAACGAACTCAATCAAGAAAAACTTTCTATGGTTGATTTGTTTTCAGGAACAGGCATTGTTTCTAGAATGTTTAAACAACATGCTCATAGTCTGATTGTCAATGATTTAGAACTTTATAGTAAAATTACTAACCAATGTTATTTAAGTAATTATAGTGAATTTCAAGAAGAAGAGTATTTAAAGTATTATAAACAAATTAAAGATAAAGAAAAAAATCATCGAACAAAGGGTCTTATTTCTAAAGAATATGCGCCTAAGGAAGATCTTGCCATCAAAATAGGTGAAAGAGTGTTTTATACATCTAAGAACGCTGAAACGATTGACACCCTTAGAAAAGCCATTGATGATGTTCCTAAAAATTATCAAAAGTATTTTTTAGGACCTTTAATTTATGCAGCTTCTGTACATAATAATACTGGGGGTATTTTTAAAGGTTTTTATAAGGATAGTCAAACAGGGATTGGTAAATTTGGTGGCAATGGCCAACATGCCTTAAAAAGAATTACGGGTGATATTAAACTATTAAAACCAGTTTTTAGTCATTTTGAAACAAGGGTAGATATATATCAAAAAGATTCTAATCAATTGGTTAAAGAATTAGATTTGGTTGATCTTATTTATATTGATCCGCCATATAATCAACATCCTTATGGTTCTAATTATTTTATGTTAAATCTCATTATAAAAAATAAAATAGAGGCTGATGTCTCTAAAGTATCAGGTATTCCTAATGATTGGAATAGGTCTAATTATAATAAAAAACATAAGGTGCTAGAGACTTTTACAGACTTGATTCAACATGCTAAGGCGAAATATTTACTTATTTCTTATAACTCAGAAGGTTATATATCTTTTGATGAAATGGAAAAAGTCTTAAGAAAATATGGAGAGCTTTCTATTAATAAAATTAGGTATAATACATACAGAGCATCAAGAAATTTAAGACAAAGAGATAAATATGTACATGAATACTTATTTGTTTTAAAAAAAGATAATTCTATTAAGATAAAATAA
- a CDS encoding secondary thiamine-phosphate synthase enzyme YjbQ, with product MKHYRKELWFDTSKRREFINITRDIQACIDESQISEGFVLVNAMHITASVFINDDEAGLHHDFEMFLEKIAPEKPYNQYMHNTYEDNADAHIKRTIMGREVVCAITKAKLDFGPWEQIFYGEFDGKRRKRVLVKIIGQ from the coding sequence ATGAAACATTATCGTAAAGAATTATGGTTTGACACTTCAAAACGTAGAGAATTTATTAATATCACAAGAGATATTCAAGCTTGTATTGATGAAAGTCAAATATCTGAAGGTTTTGTCTTAGTCAATGCAATGCATATTACAGCTTCAGTTTTTATCAATGATGATGAAGCAGGCCTACACCATGATTTTGAAATGTTTTTAGAGAAAATAGCGCCAGAAAAGCCATATAACCAATACATGCATAATACTTATGAAGATAACGCTGATGCCCATATAAAAAGAACGATTATGGGTAGGGAAGTGGTTTGTGCCATCACGAAGGCTAAGTTAGATTTTGGCCCTTGGGAACAAATTTTCTATGGTGAGTTTGATGGAAAAAGAAGAAAAAGAGTTTTAGTGAAAATTATCGGTCAATAG
- a CDS encoding potassium channel family protein: MNIKKISIWLGVMLGILILGSIGYLIILDITFIDALYMTIITMSTVGFNEVSEMNTIAKMYTIIIILLSVGMIGYILKIVFDFFSQGDIRAVWRRNKMDKTIESLSNHYIICGAGDTGINVITQFIRREVPFVVVEKSEEAVKELDELNVLHILGDASKEEVLQKAGVERAKGLITTLSSDAENVFIVITARQLNHDIFIISRFHDRPTRSKLIHAGANRVVSPDEIGGKKMAQLMISPNVQFFVDNIIDAKNMSINMEEVVVHQDSELAGKSLRQADVSNKIGLIILGIRREEDKIIFNPKANEILRVGDRMIVVGSKEQITKISDIALDNK; the protein is encoded by the coding sequence TTGAATATAAAGAAAATTTCCATATGGTTAGGTGTCATGTTAGGAATATTAATCCTTGGGAGTATTGGTTATCTTATTATTTTAGATATAACATTTATTGATGCTTTATATATGACAATCATAACCATGTCAACAGTAGGTTTTAACGAAGTCTCAGAAATGAATACTATAGCAAAGATGTATACCATCATTATTATCTTATTAAGTGTTGGAATGATTGGATATATATTGAAAATAGTATTTGATTTCTTTAGTCAAGGAGATATAAGAGCGGTTTGGAGGCGGAATAAAATGGATAAAACAATTGAAAGTTTAAGTAATCATTATATTATATGCGGGGCTGGTGATACAGGCATTAATGTCATTACTCAGTTTATTAGAAGAGAAGTTCCCTTTGTGGTTGTTGAAAAGTCCGAAGAAGCCGTTAAAGAATTAGATGAACTAAATGTCTTGCATATCTTGGGTGATGCTTCTAAAGAAGAAGTTTTACAAAAAGCCGGCGTTGAAAGAGCTAAAGGCCTCATTACAACCCTTTCAAGTGATGCTGAAAATGTCTTTATTGTGATTACCGCTAGACAGTTAAATCATGATATATTCATTATTTCAAGATTCCATGACAGACCAACAAGATCTAAATTAATTCATGCAGGAGCTAATCGAGTGGTATCACCCGATGAAATTGGCGGTAAAAAAATGGCTCAATTAATGATATCTCCTAATGTGCAGTTCTTTGTGGATAATATTATTGATGCTAAAAATATGTCTATTAATATGGAAGAAGTCGTGGTCCATCAAGATTCAGAACTTGCTGGAAAATCATTAAGACAAGCAGATGTATCTAATAAGATAGGTTTAATCATTCTTGGCATTCGTAGAGAAGAAGATAAAATCATCTTTAATCCTAAAGCCAATGAAATATTAAGGGTTGGAGATAGAATGATTGTTGTTGGATCAAAAGAACAAATTACAAAAATTAGCGATATAGCTTTGGATAATAAATAA
- the heR gene encoding heliorhodopsin HeR, giving the protein MEKTSFESLKRFNMIMGGVHLLQGIIMLILAYTVVQNALLDGAPLFQPDITISFLDFDGEGLVLDTNVLFALPFVVLVASFLFLSALAHAIISFPKKTYAIYTRDLEKGMNQFRWYEYALSSSIMIVLIATLFGVYDLGTLLLIFFINASMNLFGLLMEQMNSGKDKKDVNWLPFIFGSIAGIIPWVIIVMQMFATPAVDQIPGFVWAIVVVYFITFNTFPVNMILQYLGVGKWKNYLYGERVYIILSLVGKTLLAWLVFFGIMQP; this is encoded by the coding sequence ATGGAAAAAACTAGTTTCGAAAGTTTAAAACGCTTTAACATGATTATGGGTGGAGTTCACTTATTACAAGGTATAATCATGTTAATTCTTGCGTACACAGTTGTACAAAATGCCTTATTAGACGGAGCACCATTATTTCAACCAGATATTACCATTTCATTCTTAGATTTTGATGGTGAGGGTCTAGTATTAGACACTAATGTATTATTTGCTTTACCATTCGTTGTTTTAGTAGCAAGTTTCCTCTTCTTATCTGCTCTTGCACATGCGATTATTTCATTTCCTAAAAAAACTTATGCAATCTATACAAGAGATTTAGAAAAAGGAATGAATCAATTTAGATGGTATGAATATGCTTTATCATCATCAATTATGATTGTACTCATCGCTACCTTATTTGGTGTTTACGATTTAGGTACCTTATTACTTATATTCTTCATTAATGCATCTATGAATCTATTTGGATTATTGATGGAACAAATGAATAGCGGTAAAGACAAAAAAGATGTCAATTGGCTACCATTCATTTTTGGTTCTATCGCTGGTATTATTCCTTGGGTCATCATCGTTATGCAAATGTTTGCGACACCTGCCGTTGATCAAATCCCTGGATTTGTTTGGGCAATTGTAGTTGTTTATTTCATTACTTTTAATACCTTCCCAGTGAATATGATTTTACAATATTTAGGTGTTGGTAAATGGAAAAACTATCTTTATGGTGAAAGAGTCTATATTATTCTAAGTTTAGTTGGTAAAACATTATTGGCTTGGCTAGTCTTCTTTGGAATTATGCAACCATAA